One Lysinibacillus fusiformis genomic window carries:
- a CDS encoding ABC transporter ATP-binding protein, with the protein MKIEVVDGNYYYEKRRKKFPQLYARDINFTLAPGEIMAILGPNGAGKTTMLKCITGLLEWKKGMTLIDGKPLATLDRKELWKRVGYVPQAHKMVFGFSVEELVVMGRAPFISTLAQPSAKDMEAAHVALDTIGILHLAKKSCNEVSGGELQLALIARTLVSNPEVLILDEPESHLDIQKQIVILQTIKHLSQERGISCIINTHYPNHAFYLADQVLMTAKEKGIIYGNVQEVMTESRMKEFFGIELKKIIYEEEDYLVETMVPRALGTERDFSNCRFNDFQ; encoded by the coding sequence ATGAAAATTGAAGTGGTGGATGGCAATTATTATTATGAAAAACGCCGAAAGAAATTCCCGCAATTATATGCACGGGACATCAATTTCACCCTAGCGCCTGGTGAGATAATGGCTATTCTTGGGCCGAATGGTGCAGGGAAAACCACGATGTTGAAATGTATTACAGGGCTTCTTGAGTGGAAAAAGGGAATGACATTGATTGATGGAAAACCGCTTGCAACATTGGACCGTAAAGAGCTATGGAAACGTGTGGGCTATGTGCCCCAAGCGCATAAAATGGTATTTGGCTTTTCCGTGGAGGAGCTTGTTGTCATGGGGCGTGCACCTTTTATAAGTACACTGGCGCAGCCATCAGCGAAGGATATGGAAGCAGCCCATGTGGCACTTGATACGATTGGTATTTTGCATCTTGCCAAAAAATCATGTAATGAAGTCAGTGGTGGTGAGCTCCAGTTAGCATTGATTGCCCGTACGCTTGTGTCTAATCCAGAGGTATTAATTTTGGATGAGCCTGAATCGCATCTGGATATTCAAAAGCAAATTGTGATTTTACAAACCATTAAGCATCTATCACAGGAGCGTGGTATTTCGTGCATCATTAATACGCATTATCCAAACCATGCTTTTTACCTTGCTGATCAGGTATTGATGACAGCAAAGGAGAAGGGGATCATATATGGTAATGTACAGGAAGTGATGACGGAATCTCGCATGAAAGAGTTTTTCGGCATTGAGTTGAAAAAGATTATCTACGAAGAAGAGGATTACCTCGTCGAAACAATGGTTCCTCGTGCACTGGGTACAGAGCGTGATTTTAGTAATTGTCGTTTTAATGATTTTCAATAA
- a CDS encoding FecCD family ABC transporter permease: MKKWKVALLWLLPIVVAIVSLGVGRFEVGLEHILKILTSQLFPIEQTWTQMEETVVMNIRLPRILLALLIGGGLAIAGAGFQGMFGNPLVSPDILGVSAGAGFGASLGILLFGQNFTAQVMALIFGLGAIAFTFLVAGAKKNAPIFMFVLAGVVTSALFNALISLTKFMADPEEKLPAITYWLMGSLGTATYKDLYIGGPLILIGILLLYLLRWRLNILTLPEDEAKSMGIPVARLKWFVIFAATLITAASVAVAGIVGWVGLIIPHVARMLVGNNNQYVLPVSVAIGSVYLLIIDDLARSLTATEIPLSILTAIIGAPFFAYLLRRSGGGWG; this comes from the coding sequence ATGAAGAAATGGAAAGTTGCATTGTTATGGTTGCTACCAATTGTGGTAGCAATCGTTTCTCTAGGTGTTGGCCGTTTCGAGGTAGGGCTTGAGCATATTTTAAAAATTCTTACTTCACAATTGTTCCCTATAGAACAAACTTGGACACAAATGGAAGAAACCGTCGTTATGAATATTCGTTTACCTCGTATTTTACTAGCTCTTCTAATTGGTGGAGGATTAGCAATTGCGGGTGCTGGTTTTCAAGGCATGTTCGGAAATCCACTAGTATCACCTGATATTTTAGGTGTTTCTGCGGGTGCTGGTTTTGGGGCATCGCTAGGGATTTTATTATTTGGACAAAACTTTACAGCGCAAGTAATGGCCTTGATTTTTGGACTAGGGGCAATTGCCTTTACATTTTTAGTAGCTGGTGCAAAGAAAAACGCACCTATTTTCATGTTTGTTTTAGCTGGTGTTGTAACGTCGGCGCTCTTTAATGCGTTGATATCCCTGACAAAATTTATGGCGGATCCAGAGGAAAAGTTACCAGCGATTACATATTGGCTCATGGGAAGTCTAGGTACAGCGACGTATAAGGATTTATATATCGGAGGTCCACTTATATTAATAGGTATTTTACTATTATATTTACTTCGCTGGCGTTTGAATATTTTAACATTGCCAGAAGATGAGGCAAAATCAATGGGGATTCCAGTGGCACGCTTAAAATGGTTCGTAATTTTTGCTGCGACTCTCATTACAGCGGCATCTGTCGCTGTCGCAGGTATCGTCGGCTGGGTCGGTTTAATTATCCCGCATGTTGCGCGTATGCTTGTTGGCAATAACAATCAGTATGTGTTACCAGTGTCAGTTGCGATTGGAAGTGTCTATTTATTGATTATTGATGATTTAGCCCGTTCATTAACGGCAACAGAAATTCCATTGTCTATACTGACAGCAATAATCGGGGCACCGTTCTTCGCATATTTATTACGCCGTTCAGGAGGTGGCTGGGGATGA
- a CDS encoding ABC transporter substrate-binding protein, whose protein sequence is MAKRGRMTLKKYGFLATLALTAMLAACGDKEEAMESKQPAESSTSEVQTTAEEKIVTDQLGREVTVPGKIERVVTGGILPYFSTWYVATNSTKEIVGMHPNSYNAAKNSILAKISPDVLKAETSFIQNGEVNVEELMKVNPQLYVEIATDENSINKITEAGIPVVAVKAIDAAAAEPLATFNSWLTLTSQMAGTTERADRFLEEGKKVQAELDTKLKDVATQDKPRALILFMHNDKSITVGGKNFFGNQWLNATGAVDVAENDVQGKKEVNMEQIYAWNPDIIYITNFTETQPADLLENKVNGQDWSQIKAVQEGKVYKIPLGIYRWFPPSGDAPLMLKWMAQKNHPTQFDYKIEDEIKTYYKDFYEFDVTDEEIHSILNPSSDAAKY, encoded by the coding sequence ATGGCTAAGAGAGGAAGAATGACATTGAAGAAATACGGATTTTTAGCGACATTAGCACTAACGGCAATGTTGGCTGCTTGTGGCGATAAAGAAGAGGCAATGGAGTCAAAACAACCAGCTGAATCATCAACATCTGAAGTACAAACAACTGCTGAAGAGAAAATCGTGACAGACCAACTTGGAAGAGAGGTAACTGTACCGGGTAAAATTGAGCGTGTCGTGACAGGCGGAATACTACCTTACTTTTCTACTTGGTATGTAGCCACAAATTCAACAAAAGAAATTGTAGGCATGCACCCTAATTCATACAATGCTGCGAAAAACTCAATTTTAGCGAAAATTTCACCCGATGTTTTAAAGGCTGAAACATCCTTCATTCAAAATGGTGAAGTCAACGTTGAAGAATTAATGAAAGTGAATCCACAATTATACGTAGAAATTGCCACAGATGAGAATTCTATAAATAAAATAACTGAAGCAGGTATTCCTGTTGTCGCTGTAAAAGCGATTGATGCGGCGGCGGCTGAGCCATTAGCGACATTCAATAGCTGGCTTACATTAACAAGTCAAATGGCAGGAACAACCGAACGAGCTGACCGTTTCTTAGAAGAAGGCAAAAAAGTACAGGCAGAGCTCGACACAAAATTAAAAGACGTGGCAACTCAGGACAAGCCACGTGCACTCATTTTGTTTATGCATAATGATAAATCAATTACTGTCGGCGGAAAAAATTTCTTTGGCAATCAATGGTTGAATGCAACAGGAGCAGTGGACGTCGCTGAAAATGATGTACAAGGGAAAAAAGAAGTAAACATGGAGCAAATTTACGCTTGGAATCCAGATATTATTTATATCACAAACTTTACTGAAACTCAGCCAGCAGATTTACTTGAAAATAAAGTAAATGGACAGGACTGGAGTCAAATAAAAGCGGTACAAGAAGGTAAAGTGTACAAAATTCCACTGGGCATTTATCGTTGGTTCCCACCAAGTGGTGATGCACCATTAATGTTAAAATGGATGGCACAAAAAAACCACCCAACACAATTCGATTATAAGATCGAAGATGAAATAAAAACGTACTACAAAGACTTCTATGAATTTGACGTAACAGACGAAGAAATTCATTCGATATTAAATCCTTCTTCTGACGCGGCGAAATATTAA